From one Dyella sp. 2HG41-7 genomic stretch:
- a CDS encoding amino acid permease — MTSPVTGYQRSLRLRDAALVVIGGIIGGGIFLNPGIAAQRTESGLALLLMWVGAGVLTLIGALCYAELGARRPHAGGSYVYLREAFGPLAGFLFGWTMLLVIYSGSSAAVATIFASYAAAVFGLPAGMATPLAMGALAMVAVINVFGLKFGVQMQNLFTLLKLLAVAVLVVCGLFLAGVGSGTPWLAVDPARSDVGFMSAALPVLFAYSGFTYLNNLAGEVREPQRTLPRALLLGMLGVITAYALVNVAYLAVLGHDGLAHSRTPAADVMNKVFGSAGAKLIAVGIAISTFGFCNITLVSGARVLQVMGADGLFFASVGRLHPRHHTPNLALLLLVGWSILLVLSGSYGQLLDYATFGDWLACAVGVGTLFWYRRRQQGDVPFRVPGYPLLPLIFIATIGLVVVQSLRTSLVNTGMGLLIMAAGIPVYLIWRRLFSPVRP; from the coding sequence ATGACGTCACCGGTTACGGGTTATCAGCGCAGCCTCCGCCTGCGGGACGCGGCGTTGGTGGTGATCGGCGGCATCATCGGCGGCGGCATTTTTCTCAACCCGGGCATTGCCGCGCAACGCACGGAATCGGGACTGGCTCTGCTTTTGATGTGGGTGGGCGCCGGCGTGCTGACCTTGATCGGCGCGCTGTGTTACGCCGAGCTGGGCGCGCGGCGTCCGCATGCGGGCGGCAGTTACGTCTACTTGCGCGAAGCCTTCGGTCCGCTGGCGGGATTCCTGTTTGGCTGGACCATGTTGCTGGTGATCTATTCCGGATCGAGCGCGGCGGTAGCGACGATTTTCGCCAGCTACGCCGCCGCGGTGTTCGGCTTGCCGGCGGGCATGGCCACGCCGTTGGCGATGGGTGCGTTGGCGATGGTCGCAGTGATCAATGTGTTCGGATTGAAGTTCGGCGTGCAGATGCAAAACCTGTTCACGCTGCTGAAGCTGCTGGCTGTTGCCGTACTGGTGGTGTGCGGGTTGTTTCTTGCTGGCGTCGGCAGCGGCACGCCATGGCTGGCGGTGGACCCCGCACGCAGCGATGTCGGCTTTATGAGCGCCGCGCTACCGGTGTTGTTCGCCTACTCCGGCTTCACGTATCTCAATAATCTGGCCGGCGAAGTGCGCGAACCGCAACGCACACTGCCCCGCGCTTTGCTGCTGGGCATGCTCGGTGTGATTACCGCCTATGCGCTTGTGAACGTGGCGTACCTGGCGGTGCTCGGCCATGACGGCCTGGCGCACAGCCGCACGCCCGCCGCTGATGTCATGAACAAGGTGTTCGGTTCGGCCGGCGCCAAGTTGATTGCTGTCGGCATCGCGATTTCTACGTTCGGCTTTTGCAACATCACCTTGGTGTCCGGCGCGCGCGTCTTGCAGGTGATGGGCGCGGATGGCTTGTTCTTCGCCAGCGTGGGGCGGCTGCACCCGCGGCACCACACGCCCAATCTGGCGCTCTTGCTGCTGGTCGGTTGGTCGATTCTGCTGGTGCTGTCAGGCAGCTACGGCCAACTGCTGGATTACGCCACCTTCGGCGACTGGCTAGCCTGTGCGGTCGGTGTCGGCACATTGTTCTGGTATCGCCGTCGGCAGCAGGGCGATGTCCCGTTCCGCGTGCCGGGTTATCCGCTGCTGCCTCTGATTTTTATCGCCACGATCGGACTGGTGGTGGTGCAAAGCCTGCGTACAAGCTTGGTGAATACGGGCATGGGCTTGCTCATCATGGCCGCCGGCATTCCCGTCTACCTGATCTGGAGACGCTTGTTCAGCCCTGTTCGCCCCTAA
- a CDS encoding GreA/GreB family elongation factor yields the protein MSRAFVKDDDGDTPEVLPELPQSTHPNYVTPRGLGALRGRMAAVAARLDAMKTSEQDALSQQSERAALERELRYLSARVANAIEVDLAKQPHDRVAFGATVTVDTDEGEQRWQIVGEDESDAEHGLVSYVSPLATALLGARVGDEVRWQRPAGDVTIEVVAIAYL from the coding sequence ATGAGCCGAGCCTTCGTAAAAGACGACGACGGCGATACCCCCGAGGTATTGCCCGAACTGCCGCAAAGCACGCATCCCAACTATGTGACGCCGCGCGGCCTTGGCGCATTGCGCGGGCGAATGGCGGCCGTCGCCGCGCGCCTGGACGCCATGAAAACCAGCGAACAAGATGCGTTGTCGCAACAAAGCGAACGCGCGGCGCTCGAGCGCGAATTGCGCTATTTAAGCGCGCGCGTCGCCAACGCCATTGAAGTGGATCTGGCCAAGCAACCGCACGATCGCGTCGCGTTCGGCGCCACCGTCACCGTGGATACCGACGAAGGCGAACAACGTTGGCAGATCGTCGGCGAAGACGAATCCGACGCCGAGCACGGCTTGGTGAGCTATGTGTCGCCGTTGGCGACCGCGCTGCTTGGCGCACGCGTGGGCGACGAGGTGCGCTGGCAGCGGCCTGCGGGCGATGTCACGATCGAAGTGGTCGCCATCGCGTATTTGTAA
- a CDS encoding GFA family protein — MSDDATYFEGGCDCRLVRYRMTGTPLFVHCCHCRWCQRETGSAFVLNAMIEAERVTLLSGEVEVIHTPSYSGRGQNIARCPQCRIALWSTYSGAGESIRFIRVGTLDDPDRFPPDIHIYTQSKQPWVVIPPGVPVMEAYYDRETYWPPESLERRRALLARANS, encoded by the coding sequence ATGTCCGACGATGCAACGTACTTTGAAGGCGGTTGCGATTGCCGACTCGTGCGTTATCGCATGACGGGCACGCCGCTCTTCGTGCATTGCTGTCATTGCCGATGGTGTCAGCGCGAGACGGGCAGTGCGTTTGTGCTCAATGCGATGATCGAGGCAGAGCGTGTCACGCTGCTTTCCGGCGAAGTCGAAGTGATACATACGCCGTCCTACAGTGGGCGAGGGCAGAACATTGCGCGATGTCCTCAATGCCGCATTGCGTTATGGAGCACGTATTCCGGAGCCGGCGAATCGATTCGATTTATTCGCGTCGGGACGCTGGACGATCCGGATCGTTTTCCGCCGGATATCCATATTTATACGCAGTCGAAGCAGCCGTGGGTGGTGATACCGCCAGGTGTTCCTGTGATGGAGGCGTATTACGACCGGGAGACGTATTGGCCGCCTGAGAGTTTGGAGCGAAGACGTGCGTTGTTGGCGCGTGCAAATAGTTAG
- the fusA gene encoding elongation factor G, which produces MSYNTENIRNIALAGHAGVGKTTLFEALLHAGGVIQNMGSVERGSTQSDTDPQEKARGHSIDSCIAGIDRNECHINLIDTAGYPDFRGGTLSAFAGVETVAVIVNASNGVEHGTRRMMEHARERGLARVLIVNKIDAEGVDLPALVETLREEFGSECLPVNLPAEQASKVLDCFFHRDGATDFSSLAEAHQQILDQVVEINESTMGAYLDAGEEALTPQQLHDAFEQCLREGHLVPICFVSTRSGAGVGELLDVFDRLLPNPTEANPPPFRNGQNKQLAVDPNANAHVIADVFKVVNDPFVGKLGIFRVWQGTIRRDSQLFIDDSRKAFKVGHLFRPNGKTHVEIDQAIPGDIAAIAKVDDIHFDAVLHDSHDEDSIHLEPLHFPQPMFGLALEPKHKGQEQKLSLALSRLSEEDPCFRMEHHKELNETVIRGLSDLHLKIALERMKDRYGVEVVTHPPRIAYRETIAGSAEGHHRHKKQTGGAGQFGEVFLRVDPLERGAGFEFVDAVKGGVIPGQYLPAIEKGVRQAMENGAVAGFPLQDLRVTVFDGKYHPVDSKEVAFVSAGKKAFLDAVSKARPIVLEPIVDVEVAIPELNVGDVTGGLASKRARIMGTDAKRGGELVIKAQAPLAELTDYPTELKAMTGGRGRYSLDLSHYEPVPPPVQRQLSEAWKPKLDED; this is translated from the coding sequence GTGTCCTACAACACGGAAAATATCCGCAACATCGCGCTCGCCGGTCACGCCGGCGTCGGCAAAACCACCTTGTTCGAAGCCTTGCTGCATGCCGGCGGCGTCATTCAGAACATGGGATCGGTAGAACGCGGCAGCACGCAATCGGATACCGATCCACAAGAAAAAGCCCGTGGACATTCCATCGACAGTTGCATCGCCGGCATCGATCGCAACGAGTGTCATATCAACCTGATCGATACGGCCGGCTACCCGGATTTTCGCGGCGGCACGCTCTCCGCCTTTGCCGGCGTGGAGACCGTCGCCGTGATCGTCAATGCGTCCAACGGCGTCGAGCACGGCACGCGCCGCATGATGGAGCACGCGCGCGAGCGTGGGCTTGCGCGTGTGCTGATCGTCAACAAAATCGATGCCGAAGGCGTCGATCTTCCCGCGCTCGTCGAGACATTGCGCGAAGAGTTCGGCAGCGAATGCCTGCCCGTGAATTTACCGGCCGAACAAGCTAGCAAAGTGCTGGATTGTTTCTTCCATCGCGACGGCGCCACGGATTTTTCGTCGCTCGCCGAAGCGCATCAACAAATCCTCGACCAAGTGGTGGAAATCAACGAATCCACGATGGGTGCGTATCTGGACGCCGGCGAAGAAGCCTTGACGCCGCAGCAATTGCACGACGCATTCGAGCAATGCTTGCGCGAAGGGCATCTGGTTCCCATTTGCTTTGTCAGCACACGTTCGGGCGCGGGTGTCGGCGAATTGCTGGATGTGTTCGATCGCTTGCTGCCCAATCCCACCGAAGCTAACCCGCCGCCGTTCCGCAACGGTCAGAACAAACAGCTTGCGGTGGACCCCAACGCCAACGCGCATGTGATCGCGGATGTCTTCAAAGTGGTGAACGATCCGTTCGTCGGCAAGCTCGGCATTTTCCGCGTATGGCAAGGCACCATTCGTCGCGACAGTCAGCTTTTCATCGACGACAGCCGCAAAGCGTTCAAGGTGGGTCATTTGTTCCGACCGAACGGAAAAACGCATGTGGAAATCGATCAAGCGATACCGGGCGATATCGCCGCCATCGCCAAAGTCGACGACATTCACTTCGACGCCGTGCTGCACGATTCGCACGACGAAGACAGCATCCATCTCGAACCGCTGCACTTTCCTCAACCGATGTTCGGCTTGGCGCTGGAACCGAAACACAAAGGCCAGGAGCAAAAACTTTCTCTCGCGCTATCGCGACTGAGTGAAGAAGATCCGTGCTTTCGCATGGAGCATCACAAAGAACTCAACGAAACGGTGATTCGCGGTCTTTCCGATTTGCATTTGAAGATTGCGCTGGAGCGCATGAAAGATCGGTACGGCGTGGAAGTCGTCACGCATCCGCCGCGCATTGCGTATCGCGAAACGATTGCCGGTTCGGCCGAAGGACATCACCGTCACAAAAAGCAAACGGGCGGCGCAGGACAATTCGGCGAAGTGTTTCTCCGCGTCGATCCCCTCGAACGCGGCGCAGGATTCGAGTTTGTCGACGCCGTGAAAGGTGGCGTCATTCCCGGGCAGTATCTCCCCGCCATCGAAAAAGGCGTGCGCCAGGCGATGGAAAACGGCGCAGTCGCCGGATTTCCGCTGCAAGATCTGCGCGTCACCGTCTTCGACGGCAAATATCACCCGGTCGATTCCAAGGAAGTCGCCTTCGTCAGCGCGGGCAAGAAAGCGTTTCTCGATGCCGTGAGCAAAGCGCGACCGATCGTGTTGGAACCTATTGTGGATGTCGAAGTGGCGATTCCCGAGCTCAACGTGGGCGACGTGACTGGCGGACTTGCCAGCAAGCGCGCGCGCATCATGGGCACGGATGCCAAACGCGGCGGCGAACTCGTGATCAAGGCACAGGCGCCGCTGGCCGAACTCACCGATTACCCCACCGAATTAAAAGCCATGACAGGCGGACGAGGTCGGTACAGCCTCGACTTAAGCCACTACGAGCCGGTGCCGCCACCGGTCCAGCGCCAGCTCAGCGAGGCCTGGAAACCCAAACTGGACGAAGACTGA
- a CDS encoding 2Fe-2S iron-sulfur cluster-binding protein, which produces MAQDHAASPNKADITSVAVRTGIDLQINGERFRHTGDPQMPLLWYLRDVLRLTGTKYGGEHGEGGADLVLVEGKATSAITTPMSKLEDKKVVTVEGLADAKGGLHPLQQAFIDEDAIGCGYCTAGWLIASMDLLNRVKDPSDNDIDTLPNLCRCGCQTRVRKAVKRAAAAIKQGAKA; this is translated from the coding sequence ATGGCGCAAGACCACGCCGCGTCGCCCAACAAAGCGGACATCACATCGGTGGCGGTCCGCACGGGCATCGACCTGCAGATCAATGGCGAGCGCTTTCGCCATACCGGCGATCCTCAGATGCCCTTGCTGTGGTATCTGCGCGACGTGCTGCGCCTTACAGGCACCAAATACGGCGGCGAACACGGCGAAGGCGGCGCTGACCTGGTGCTGGTGGAAGGCAAGGCGACATCTGCCATCACTACGCCGATGAGCAAGCTTGAGGATAAAAAAGTCGTCACGGTCGAAGGTCTGGCCGATGCCAAAGGTGGATTGCATCCGCTTCAACAAGCCTTTATCGACGAAGACGCGATCGGCTGCGGTTACTGCACGGCAGGTTGGCTGATCGCATCGATGGATCTCTTGAATCGCGTCAAAGACCCTTCCGATAACGACATCGATACCTTGCCCAACCTCTGCCGTTGCGGTTGCCAGACGCGCGTACGCAAAGCCGTCAAACGCGCTGCCGCCGCGATTAAGCAAGGAGCCAAGGCATGA
- a CDS encoding molybdopterin cofactor-binding domain-containing protein, translating into MSGEVKISRRRFLQVFAGAAGALIVGIRAAHAEVPTPLDMLGDALYDFGLYIRVDADGTVLIGTRDPETGTGVATSLSRIIADEMDADWQHVRVVPLGLGVANDNGRPRWLYGQQAGGTGNSMPRAWRDLRSAGALARRLLMQAAAQQLGIPAERLRTEKSTVIAPDGRRLGYGQLAAAAAKLTPPTTPVALKTPDRFTLIGQPAGDVDARDIVTGLTPYSLDQHFGDAVVAVLSHCPWPDGQLAGLDSSAALAIKGVLKVIELKPDPSSPPGETVIAPAVAVIADSTWTAMQGRRALKLSWKPGASGRESTAALEQEATALINSDAAPTTRVRDDGDADKAGRKAARRIEATYVQPWLAHTCSEPMNCLVRLDKTSAVLYVPTQSPQQAWTVVQRLTGLAPDQIDIRVSRIGGGYGRRLDHDYVAEAVLLAKEVDKPLQLFWPRDEDLAHDYYRSGTVHKFSAVVDNKRHIVAWNQRLASASALTGRGVPTDHLWTSEVGMNQLPAGLVPNYRSDWFGLSSSLPRGPHRGMPDITNAFAVNSFVDEIAHTLKEDPLVTQLRLIGEPRLIPLQGGGAIDTARLANVLKLVADRISWKDWLHTVNGLGLACWYVDGAYVAHAIEVSMQGEKLTIERVVCAVDVGRIINPMGLEGQVAGATLDALSSALNLAITVKDGKVQQTSWKDYPLATMAQLPRSVEVITVPGEGDPAGASFLAMPTTAPALANAVFRVSAVRVRRLPLMKELLRLL; encoded by the coding sequence ATGAGCGGCGAGGTGAAGATTTCCCGCCGTCGTTTTCTGCAAGTGTTCGCGGGCGCCGCCGGCGCGTTGATCGTCGGCATTCGCGCGGCGCACGCTGAAGTGCCGACACCGTTGGATATGCTCGGCGATGCGCTGTACGACTTTGGTCTCTATATACGCGTCGATGCCGACGGGACGGTGCTGATCGGCACACGCGATCCGGAAACGGGCACCGGCGTCGCCACGTCGCTGTCGCGCATCATCGCCGACGAAATGGATGCCGATTGGCAGCATGTGCGCGTCGTGCCGCTCGGTTTGGGCGTTGCCAACGACAACGGTCGTCCGCGCTGGCTGTACGGTCAGCAAGCGGGCGGCACCGGCAATTCGATGCCGCGCGCATGGCGCGATCTGCGTTCGGCCGGCGCGCTGGCGCGTCGATTGCTGATGCAGGCTGCCGCGCAGCAACTCGGCATTCCAGCCGAACGTTTGCGTACCGAAAAAAGTACCGTGATTGCGCCGGATGGACGCCGCCTCGGTTACGGCCAACTGGCCGCTGCGGCCGCAAAACTCACGCCGCCGACCACGCCCGTTGCGCTCAAGACGCCCGATCGTTTTACATTGATCGGTCAACCGGCCGGCGATGTCGATGCGCGCGACATCGTGACGGGACTGACCCCGTATTCGCTCGATCAGCATTTCGGCGACGCGGTCGTCGCCGTGCTGTCGCATTGTCCGTGGCCCGACGGTCAACTTGCCGGACTCGACAGCAGCGCCGCGCTCGCCATTAAAGGCGTGTTGAAAGTCATCGAGCTCAAACCCGATCCGTCCTCGCCGCCCGGCGAAACGGTGATCGCACCGGCCGTGGCGGTGATTGCGGATAGCACGTGGACGGCCATGCAAGGCCGACGCGCGCTGAAGCTTTCGTGGAAGCCCGGCGCCAGCGGCCGAGAAAGCACCGCCGCATTGGAACAAGAAGCTACCGCGCTGATCAACAGCGACGCCGCGCCCACCACACGCGTACGCGACGACGGCGATGCCGACAAAGCCGGGCGCAAAGCCGCGCGTCGGATCGAAGCGACCTACGTTCAACCATGGCTCGCCCATACGTGCAGCGAGCCGATGAATTGCCTGGTGCGCCTGGATAAAACCAGCGCCGTGCTCTACGTGCCCACGCAATCGCCGCAACAAGCGTGGACGGTCGTGCAACGCCTCACCGGCTTGGCGCCGGACCAGATCGATATCCGCGTGTCGCGCATCGGCGGCGGTTATGGTCGTCGCCTCGATCACGACTATGTCGCCGAAGCCGTATTGCTCGCCAAGGAAGTCGACAAACCGCTTCAATTGTTCTGGCCGCGCGACGAAGATCTCGCGCACGATTACTACCGCTCCGGCACGGTGCACAAATTCAGCGCCGTCGTCGACAACAAGCGCCACATCGTCGCGTGGAACCAGCGACTGGCAAGCGCCTCCGCGCTGACCGGACGCGGCGTGCCGACGGATCACCTGTGGACGTCCGAAGTCGGCATGAACCAACTGCCGGCCGGCCTCGTTCCGAATTATCGCAGCGATTGGTTTGGGCTGAGTTCGTCGCTGCCGCGCGGCCCGCATCGCGGCATGCCGGACATCACCAACGCGTTTGCGGTGAACAGCTTCGTCGACGAAATCGCACACACGCTAAAAGAAGATCCGCTGGTCACGCAATTGCGCTTGATCGGCGAACCGCGACTGATTCCGCTGCAAGGCGGCGGTGCGATCGATACGGCGCGTCTGGCCAATGTCTTGAAGCTCGTGGCCGATCGCATCAGCTGGAAAGATTGGCTGCATACCGTGAACGGCCTGGGCCTAGCGTGCTGGTATGTCGATGGCGCGTATGTCGCGCACGCCATCGAGGTATCCATGCAAGGCGAGAAACTCACCATCGAGCGCGTGGTGTGCGCCGTCGACGTGGGTCGCATCATCAATCCGATGGGCTTGGAAGGCCAAGTGGCGGGCGCTACGTTGGATGCGCTATCGAGCGCACTCAATCTCGCCATCACCGTTAAAGACGGCAAGGTGCAGCAGACCTCGTGGAAGGACTATCCGCTCGCCACCATGGCGCAATTGCCGCGTTCGGTTGAGGTGATCACCGTGCCAGGCGAAGGCGATCCTGCCGGCGCGAGTTTCCTTGCGATGCCGACCACCGCGCCTGCGCTAGCGAATGCGGTGTTTCGCGTAAGCGCCGTGCGCGTGCGTCGATTGCCGCTGATGAAAGAACTTTTGCGCTTGCTCTAA